A segment of the Cololabis saira isolate AMF1-May2022 chromosome 3, fColSai1.1, whole genome shotgun sequence genome:
gccgtgacgccgtcgtgaacccttcggacttctccgtcactccattttgccgtggtgcagtaccccccgagagcgctagttgatactttgtttagcttccggtttttccagtcacagtgaatcaaagatataaggacaactattgtgcaaaaaaccaaaacaaccaaaaaaaaataaaaatcacacacacacgaagaaaagaacgCTGAAAGTTCattactgcttcacgaaccggaaccggaaatgcgttgttaccaaacgaaccaatcacagccctctcggtctgcgtcgcctcgacgtgtagttacattttttgagaggtgcacgtcaggctacggagagcctcccgcgtagccgcgtaccctacggcgtaggtttaatgcagaaccataattcagccctAACCCTTTATGACCTACCATCCAACAAGAACtaagcatatttttacatttctgcatgCTATACAGTATTCCCTGGTTTTTGGCGGGGGTTacattccaaaaagaacctgtgataagtgaaatccgcgaagtagcaacctatttttaatttttttacaattattatacaaggcttcaaattgcggagatcagccccgcccgattaattggatttgaacgggagaaaatgaaaaattattatggaaaaaaaatacaataagtacggtacagtaggacaaattgtaaCTGgtgcgtatttcactgctcttctgagctactgcatcctgactcgctctgtagcgtctttttcttctaaagccgcgttgcaggtgttttttttgaaCATACTGGTAGTTATCGTCGTTGAtgtcgctctttttttctgggcagaaagattcttataaaccgacatgccaccatggattatatctgagactgtaatgaacgattcatcaaagggtcccgttcttgagctgctgctgaagctcattggccgttctcagtattgttgctaagcaaccaacgttttTAACACAGGAAATatagaagcggggagactatttagccaatcagaatgcagaacacaatgcaaatccgtgaagcagcgagacgtgaaaggtgaaccgcgttatagcgagggattactgtaccgCCATTTTATGGAGAATTTTATttgctatgcatcaaaacaacccatataagccAATCTTTAATAATCTGGATGTTACAAGTCCAAAAGAACTAAATAAAttgctaaaaagtgcaaataactaccaaaaaaatgtaaatcgatttttaattttacacatatttttctaaatacagaaatcccacagctagatccctcaaaattgttaaaggaaaaaagtAACACAGAAGTATTTCAAACAGCAGGAAGTTTATTTGGAattaattcatatttattttttgagatatataattttatatattgCTTTTAGAATTGCGCCTTCATCCGGCACTGaactcagctccaaaacttcGCTGAGTAATCTTTCGGGAAAATGTCTGATTAAAAAGCACGAACAGTTTGTGCTTTTTGCTTGAAGTTTGCTTGAAAACATACTGTGAAAAAACACGTACCGGATCTATAAATAACCCGCGATGTCAATTATGAAGATTTCTGCCattttactggattattatgTGAATTTTCCAAATTAAttaatggattaaaactctGGGACACTAAATGCAGGATATGCAAGTGAAACTCTTCCTTTTTAACATGCACAAAtaattactgctctgttttcttTGGTTATAATTGtacatacattttgaaaatcaatatgcaAACGCGAGCGCCGGCACGCCAGCATGTCATAAAGGGTTAAATTGGTTGTGACCAGAactgaaatgaagccagataaAGGGGCTAAAAGCAACTCGGCTGGATCTGTCCAGTATTTAAAAGCAGCAAATGTTTTCAAACATTCCAACTAAAACCAGGAACAGAACCATTTGCATGGTGGCCTCGGTGCCCGGCTGCGGCTCCCACTTCCTTGATGGAAACTGTTGATACGTGAAAGAAGTGATCCACTGTTTACTGGTTATCAATCTAAGCGCTACGCGTACGAGCGTATATGAAAGTGTGTAACTTGTtgtcgtgtgtttggctgcagctGGGTCGCAGGATGGCCGAGCTACCGGTTGATCCGATGCTGAGCAAGATGATCCTGGCCTCCGAACAGTGAGTCTGCAAAACCTCCCGCTCATCctcacctgaacctgaaccacaTAAGATTTGTAAAGTGATACAGATGAGCTCTGAATAATCCTGAAACACACTAAACGCCATGATTTCAGCCTCCACCTGAAACACATGACACCTGACTCCACTACATACGACTTAGACCCCTGTAAAACATGTTTAAGCCAACAATTGATTGAgtattaccccttttccaccaaaccggggTCCAGTTTCAAATCTGTTTCAACCGTAGACTCTGTCAGAAGAACGGTTTCACCTGCAGGAGCTTTGAACCTGAAACTGAGACTATTAccgcttttccaccaaaccggttccagggctggttctggttctgggccagtgctgagtttggaaccaggctttctgtttccactgacaaagaaccggctccgggccagaagaaccggttccaaggtagcaccaactctttgctggactagaggaaagaactgcttacgtaagcggagggggcaaagttattaagaccaacagcaatagcaagactgggagacggagacattttcaaataagaattaatctggatgcagcaaagcatcatgggtctgaggaggagacaacctgtcttttagagatgtgtccacggaggagctacgtggaccaagtcctgttagagaaaataccttgttgttgctgcaactttcatgcAAACGCAGCAacataactgatgtttgcagtgacgtaatgacgtggctcttcttagcacccgagctgtggaaaagcaaaccgaTTCTCAGCTGTTtagcaagttgaacgagttgtgaaccagaaccaggtctggaacccgtttggtggaaaagggttcCAGACTGggctcccccagtctggccttcggcaggagggtccccccttacgagcctggtcctgctcaaggtttcttccctcctaaaggggagtttttccttgccactgtttggcttaaggcttttctcccactaagggagtttttacctgccattgtttatataataattgctcgggggtttatgtttatgtttatgtttatgtttatgttcatgttctggatctctggaaagcgtctagagacaacatctgttgtattagacgctatataaataaaattgaattgaattgaattgaattgaaaagggGTATATCTGGGCTGAACCTGGTGCATCTAATTACCAGGACTGAGACTTGAGAGAGGAGCCAGATCCAAGTAGATGTGATTAAGCAGTTTGATGCAAGTGGGTCAGAATGACTtcaggcgtctcgatgcaggAAATGACACCGAACAAGGGGCTGCAGAATGATTTTAAACACCAGGAATGATGACTAGTCCTCACGATTCTGATAAACGGGTCATTGTAACGTCAGAGCTGAACTTTTAGGAACCAAGTGTCAGTCTGCACCCGGGCCAAGGCTAACGCTAACATCGGTAGATTTAGATAACAAACGGCCGAGGCTACGTCTCCATCACACACCGACAGAAGGCCAAATTTGAaataataatcaaccctgaTTCTATTATTAGTCTTACTTTCATTCTTAATTAATTTACTCCCCTTAAGGGATTTATGGCGTCATAGTGAATCACTTCTGAGTTTTTATAGAGCTGAACTTAACATTTATTACTAAATGAAGGTGATGGAAGACGAGGCCGTTACTGTCCTCCTGCATCTGTCGATTTCTCTGAACATTTGGTCGACTTATAATTATAATATGTtcattaattataataatcagCAACAACAGTCTTTCTGTACTTTCTGTACACTTAGAGTTGGTTTATCTTAGTTTGTCTACGGGGACCtagtctgtccgtccgtccgtccgtccgtccgtccgtccgtccatccatccatccatccatccatccactttcCAACGTTAACCACCTTCCTGCTGTTCCTTCCTCAGGTACAAGTGTTCGGAGGAGGTTCTGACGATCGCCGCCATGCTGTCAGTGAACAACTCCATCTTCTACCGGCCCAAAGACAAGGTGGTTCACGCCGACAACGCCAGGATGAACTTCGTGGTCCCGGGGGGCGACCACCTGGTGCTGCTCAACGTGTACACGCAGGTACGAGGCACAGGGTTCCTGCTCAGGGGGGAACTCAGGCCcccggtctctcctcccctcAGACCTTCTTTAACCGGTAGGATGATGACAGCTgaccctcctctcctcttcctcccctagTGGGTGGAGAGCGGCCACTCCACCCAGTGGTGCTACGAGAACTTCATCCAGTTCCGCTCCATGAGGAGGGCCCGGGACGTGCGGGACCAGCTGGAGGGCCTGATGGACCGCATCGAGGTGGAGGTGGTCAGCAGCACCGGCGACAGCGTGCCCATCCGCAAGGTGGGTGCCCAGCTCTGGGGCAGCGCCCCCCTGTGGAGGCCTCCGGTACCGGCTGGTGTCTCATATAACAGAAACCTCAGACCTGTTGGTCCTTAAGCGTGATCTTCCAGCAAACAGAAACCCAGACTACAGAGGAGGCTtataatatgtatgtatgtatgtatgtgtgtgtgtgtatgtatatatatatatatatatatatatatatatatacatatatatacatatatatacatacacatatgtttgtgtgtataatTATAAGgtgcaatatcaatgaacgggtctattttcatacataaggagACCGGGTTTTAATgcacatgataaaacatatatgaagctaaacaaaacagtctggtaactTTATTTAACTCGTTCACAATAATCAGAATATCGTTgagttgtaactaaaacagaaaaatacattttaaatcctTGTCTTCCACGAATCCACCAATAATAAGTGGCGTCGTACcatgtcctgttctctgattggttcgtcgttgccagcgatagcgacacctgaagttagtgtgagtttggaacaacgttgtattccagcATTTGATTATCATTTATTATGATACAGATTTTAAAATTGGGTTTAAAAACCCAACGTTGACCtctaattatagtaaggtaacgttgactagatgttggatgatggttgattgcagcgctacataattagttatctaacgatGTCTGACGTTACTACCCGTATCCagccaaggaccgactttaatgcATCTGAACGGTCCGACATCAGTCAATCAAGCGGCTTAGTCGCtaccaaagttactaaaacTACTATTTCTGAGCTCAGTGttccacataaaactggtttgAGGTCAGTAAACACAACTAAATTCATGCATAAGGCGCCCCgacgatttttgagaaaaactAAGGATTTAAAGGCATTATAGTgtgcaaaatacattaaaaCTAATCTGACCCCCCCTGTGTtcgaggggcggggcttatgatGGGTCTGAAGGTCTGAAAATCTTTTTAAACCTGAGAGATGATGAACGTTCCTGTCGTGGTTGAATAGGACGTGTCGAAGGAAGCGGGGAGAAGCTGTGTTGGCTGTTATCACGTATCCGTCCTCGCAGCCCTGAACCGCCATAGATAAGCTGAGGGCGGGTCTTCGCTGAGCCTGGTGACGCCCTGTTTTCTTAGTGTCCGTCAATCATCCTGCAGCCAAACAAGCAAAAACcgtttagaatagaatagaaagccctTATTATCATTGTACAGGTACAGTgaaaattaggcagcagctccgtcaaagtgcacacatgcaaagactatgtaaacaaggaaacataaatgtatatatatgtacacacactataaacaagagtgaattggaggataaaaaatgtacatggatgggtggggggatattgcacttaaatggatggaagaataatATTGCCCTTGAAAGGATGggagtattgcacatagatagTAGAATATTGGGACATTGTGGAtagaaggtagaaaatattgcacagaaaatatgaggtagcttataggttgagaaagttcacagcttcAGTTGTTTCACAACTTGTTTCTTAAACGCTGAATCTTCCCGCTCGGTGACGGTGACGGGCACAAAGATGGAGAATCAGTCCTGTTGAACATGTAGTCTTTTTGCCCGGAATGACTCCCCTGTGTTGGGTGTTGGGTTAGTCCAGCAGGCCCGACAGCGCCGGGTCTGGGTTACAGCCGGTCAGGAcggagctggaggacagatTTGAGCGGTTTCAGGTCTCTAATCCGCCACAagcgttgtgtttctgtttccaacggtaaaaacaaaaagaaaagagtctCCAActggatttaaaggagctgtatgtaagagcaataataaaacgaatcataaaatgaccccgatatgtcaacagacatttaaaaatcatgttcatttcaaatacttatgtcactgacaacagcactcaagccaggatattccagtttaaaaagaggagttgcagccctcaactgatgtttatgttgtcattttttgttttggcctgaagctccaccctccacatatctcccaatcaccaagtcagtattgtttcggcatccgggttgccagctcggctctaattatggcagccatggcagcctacgttcctgctgcattctgcagcctacctggcaacctctggtcggggggaggagggggagggtacacgccgctcaacaatattttgaaagtgactgcagtaccagttttggccatttcttacagacggctcctttaactaaTCCAACAGATCAAAGTCTGGTTTTATAAAtgagctggatggatggatggatggatggatgggtggatagatggatggatggatggatggatggatgggttgatagatggatggatgggttgatggatggatggatggatggatggatggatgggtggatgggttgatagatggatggatgggttgatggatggatggatggatggatggatggatggatggatggatggatggatggatggatggatggatggatggatggatggatggatggatggatgggtggatgggttgatagatggatggatgggttgatggatggatggatggatggatggatggatgggttgatagatggatggatgggttgatagatggatggatggatggatggatggatggatggatggatggatggatggatgtgtattGTTGGGTTATAAACAGCATGTCTTGTTCctctggttgttgttgtttctgctGAGTCACCGTTAGTTTCCGTCCTCAGGCCGTGACGGCGGGATACTTCTACCACACGGCTCGACTCAGCAAAGGCGGCTACAAGACGGTGAAGCACCAGCAGACGGTTTACGTTCATCCCAACAGCTCGCTGTTCGAGGAGCAGCCGCGCTGGCTCATCTACCACGAGCTGGTGTTCACCACCAAGGAGTTCATGAGACAGGTGAGGCTCCGCCTCCACATGTCACACCTGGACGCACCtggacacacctggacacatCACACCTGGACACATCACACCTGCAAACATCACACCTGCACACATCGCACCtggacacacctggacacatcacacctggacacatcacacctggacacatcacacctgcacacatcgcacctggacacacctggacacacctggacacacctgcacacatcacacctgtcacacctgcacacatcacacctgtcacacctgcacacaccacacctggacacatcacacctggacacaccacacctggacacacctggacacaccacacctggacacaccacacctggacacaccacacctggacacatcacacctggacacaccacACCTGTCACACCTGGACACGTCACACCTGGACACGTCACACCTGGACACGTCACACCTGGACACGTCACACCTGGACACgtcacacctggacacaccacacctggacacacctggacacaccacacctggacacaccacacctggacacaccacacctggacacaccacacctggacacaccacacctggacacatcacacctggacacaccacACCTGTCACACCTGGACACGTCACACCTGGACACGTCACACCTGGACACGTCACACCTGGACACGTCACACCTGGACACgtcacacctggacacaccacacctggacacaccacacaccacacctggacacaccacacctgcacacaccacacctgcacacatcacacctggacacatcacacctgcacacacctgcacacatcaCACCTGCACACATCACACCTGTGCAGGGGGGCTGcgggtccttaaaaagtcttaaattcaatttttgctaaaataaggcctttaaatgtcttaatttgtcttaaatctgaatcaaagggtcttaattttagagggtaTGTATCCAGTTATCATAAAAAggtttatttcatcgttttgaggagaatctcctgcggagGGTCAAAATCTATGTTGCCAGGTTGGacaagtttcagcccaattgggctgaaatatatttttgggctgcttttcctggtttttactaaatatttaggataaattattaacaaaaagtttccattatggcagagaaaagtagaaacgtacacaataaactcattgatatttgatttgctttaatctattCACTTTAATTACATAACATTTAATAACATTTTCGggctatttagtggtgttgtgaagctgAAATTTATTACACATTCACAGTTTTAACAGAGAATGTCtgatttgggctggtttttcattatttcggtgggttttacatcacgtttgggctggaacccgTCAGCCAGATTTTATCTGCTtgaatctactcaatttaattgtagtctttgtttggagcctgaactttgtTTTGGCTATTTAGTGGTTTTGTGAAGCTTGAAGTTTATCACGCATTTAATtcaggctggtttttcattattttagcagtttttatgtCACgattgggctggaacctgtcagccagatctggcaacctcgacctcagcacCAGATTTCTTAGTGATGTGTTtgaatttagtttgaaaatggtattaaaaatggtcttttaaacCCCCCCAGGTGATTGAGATCGACAGCGCCTGGCTGCTGGAAGTGGCTCCTCACTACTACAAGAGCAAAGAGCTGGAGGACAGCAGCAGCAAGAAGATGCCGCGCAAGCAGGGAAAGACCAAGGAGGAGCTGGGCTGAAGTCGGGACCCAAGACGGGCCACGCCCCGCCCAGGAGAGCCGGGAACCGGATCAGAACCGGACTGCTCAGGACAGACGATGCTCACACCAACCTCAGAACTTTAGATTTAAACTCAGACTTTATTTTGATCTCAGAGACGCAGCTTTCTGGTTTAATCTGGAACCAGCTCAGAGTCGGATTCTGGTCCATTTCTGGGCCTCTGACCCCCGCTGGACCGCTGGACTTAAGGGGGGTGGGGTGTTTGTGAGATCAGCACTCGTTCCTCTTGCGTGTTTTTATATTCCTGTGTTTAATAAAATTTTACAATCCCTTTACTGGCGGCGTTATAACGAGCCGTTTGTTCGAGCAGGAAGTTCCCTGTTTGGTTCCTAGTTCCCTGATTTGAATCATCACGTTTTTCTCCAGAACGCCACAAAAGCGCCACTGACttgttctgtttgttttctttcgTAGGCAGGTTTGTTTTCATCGCTCGGGTCGGGACGAGATCTCGTCCTCCGGAGCCTCGGAGCTGCAGGAGGGGCTGGTTTTGAACCTGTTGATGTTTGAGGTCTCTGCTGGATTCAGTTCTGTCCCGACCCTCGTCTGTGTTTCCCAGGTGCACCGGCTCACCTGAGACCTGAGAGAgacctgacctttgacctcagcTAAGCGACCTGCAGCCCAGCAAGGCGGCGGTGCGACAGGTGCAGCACAGGTGTTTGTTGACAGTCGTCCCCGGAGGAATGTTCCTGGGAGGAGGAGCTGATCCTTATCAGAGAAGAAGATTGAGAATCCTGCTGCTGCCAGAAtctcccagaaccagaaccagaacccggtGTGACAGTTAGAGACCCTCACGCCGGTGCCGAGCGGCCAGGAGGCCGGCATTATCTCGGTACCTGATTCTCTGCAGGTTCCACTCCTGCAGGAGTGGAACAACACGAGCTGCAGTGGCTGCAGCCGGTCCGACCGGTCTGACGGGAACGGGGGCGGGAGACTCCGAGAGGCGGACTCTGGGAGGACGACTCAGGGAGGTGCGTCCCAGCTGAGAGTAGGAACCAGGTAGTGCGGACAGACGGCCGGGAGTCTCACTCTCAGCACCGATGAGGTTCCACCGCTCCAAAGCCCAACAGCACCTGTGACCGGCGTCCGCCGCACCTCCGCAGGTCAGTGTGGGTTTCCTTTCCCTTTCCTGTTCagtggccctgccccttctcaacctttcccccgaccctgcacttaacctgggacttgctgattgggccggagcttcgggagctgcgtgctggcctgcggtccccacccctggtcatcccgttgctgcttccacctggctgctgtgctgctgacgtccctgacccccagtctggccctcggcaggagggtccccccttatgagcctggtcctgctcaaggtttcttccctcctaaaggggagtttttccttgccactgtttggcttaaggtttttctcccactaggggagtttttacctgccattgtttatgtaataattgctcgagggtttatgttctgggtctctggaaagcgtctagagacaacttttgttctattagacgctatataaataaaattgaattgaattgagtcaGTTCTGCTGTCCGACCCGGATCTGGGTCGCTCCGCCGCCCTGAGCGGGTCCTTAGATCTAGTCTCCACCTGAGTGACGTCGGGGCAGAGAAACCCGGCGGACCCTCAGGTGGATCTGCTTCATGTTGCTGATCCCAGAAACTGATCAATGTCTGATTCTCCAGCAGTCGACCCGCCGAGCCGCCGCCATGAGCGGTGCCAGGGAGCCGGGCCCCGGGCCCCCGCCGGCCCCCAACGTCAAACCCAAACCCGGCCAGAGCCGGACCGGCAGGAGCAGCAAGGAGGACCGGCGCCGAGAGGGGAAACCGGCGAAGGCCAGGAGGTCCAGGAGCACCGAGGCGGAGCGGGGGAGGGGACGGGGGCGGGACCCGGCGGCGGCGAGGTCGCGGCGCGGGCGGAGCGAGGAGGCAAGGAGGCGGGACCGGAGGGGCGAGGGCTCCCCGAGGAGGAAGCCTCCCCCCGACGGCGGCGGCGAGGACGACGGCGTGGAGACGGAGTGCGCCGTCTGCTTCAGCTCCTACGACAACGTGTTCAAGACGCCGAAGCTGCTAGCCTGCGGCCACACCTTCTGCCTGGAGTGCCTGGCGCGCATCAACGTGGGCTCGGCCCAGCTGACGGCGCTCAGCTGCCCGCTGTGCCGCGAGCCGACCCGGCTGGCGCACGGGCGCGACCTGCCGCGCCTCGGCACCAACCAGGACATCATCACGCGGCTGCCGGCCGCCATGCGCCGCGCGTGCTCCGTCCGCTTCAAGCGCGGCCAGGGCAAGCTGGTTCTGAAGAACCCGCCCCCCCGCAGCCCCGTGAAGAGCCCCGCGGCGCCGGGCGACCCGGGCGCCACCGTGGTGGACGTGGGCCGGCCCCCCAGCAGGATGAGGGGCCGGCTGCGCCGCCTGTTCCGCTCAGACCGCTGCTACTACGCCGTGGTGGCGGCCGTCATCACCGTCACCGTGGTGATCCTGCTGGTGGGAATCCTGGCCTTCGCCGTGGTGCCGGCCACGCACCACCGGCCCGTCGGGCCGGAGAACCACACGCTGCCGGGGCCGGGCCCCTGAGGCGCGGGGCCGGGTCGGGGTGGAACTgaacttacaggactgtctcagaaaatttgaatattgtgataaagtcctttattttctataatgcaaaaatgtcatacattctggattcattacaaatcaactgaaatattgcaagccttttattattttaatattgctgatcatggcttacagcttaagaaaactcaaatatcctatctcaaataaattgaatattctgggaatcttaatcttaaactgtaagccataatcagcaagattaaaataataaaaggcttgcaatatttcagttgatttgtaatgaatccagaatgtatgacattttagtttttttaattgcattacagaaaataaagaacttcatcacaatattctaattttctgggacAGTCCTGTACGGTGCCGAATGAAGAACTTTTAAATGGTGAAATGAAGGAGCATCGGGCCGCAGCCCGGTTTAGTTCTGGGGTTACTGTGAAGCAGGAAACGGTCCCGGTGGTACCGACCCGAGCGGGTGGTACCACCCAGACCAGTGTCGTTATAttctgcatttatttttccGGATTTCCTTTTAAATAAAGACGTTTTTACTCCACAGAAACTGTTGTTTGTTCTGTTGAAGGGCCGGTGCATATGGGTCACCTGGCGGCCCGCCGGGGGCGTGGACGCACCTGACTGGAGTCGCCGGTCCGGTCCGACGGCATGCCGTCAGCCCTGCGATGGAGCCGATAGTCGGCAGGCAGGACCGTCGGCTCCACTTAGGTTGTTGTTTTATAACCTTGTTTAGATGTTTTGTTTACAACATTTACTGGTAAACAACGTGAACtaaacaaagttttacattaaaggTATAAGAATCAGAATCTACGATTAAAGTACAATCCGTGGGACAGGACTTGTGActtattctctttttattttcagaATTTAGTTTAAAGtgtgaattctgaattttaaggCACAATGcgagttttgttttcttttagctCCACAAAAGAAATCTACAACAAAAACGGTTTCTGACTTGTTTTAAAAATCCTGACTTTTTCCATCAGAATttagatataaaaaaaagaatttagaTATCAAAGTCAGAATTTAGATATAAAACTCAGAATTTAGATGTAAAAGTCAGAACTGGGAGAAGTTTTGATTCCTCTGAATCTTTAGGCTGAAATTCTCTGAATTCTCTCTTTTCCTCAGATTTCATTAATGTACATTTTCctgagattcagattcagacgagtTTATTAAAACCTTAATCCATCTCACTCACAGCAGTCATTTACAAATCCCCAAAAGcccaacacccatataaagataaaaaaattaaaaataaaaggtaaaaaataaaaagtgtggTGTCATAAAAAAGaattatatggatagaaaaGGTTATTGCACACTGACTGATTCAAGTCAGAATTATGTTTAATTC
Coding sequences within it:
- the rnf183 gene encoding E3 ubiquitin-protein ligase RNF183, producing MSGAREPGPGPPPAPNVKPKPGQSRTGRSSKEDRRREGKPAKARRSRSTEAERGRGRGRDPAAARSRRGRSEEARRRDRRGEGSPRRKPPPDGGGEDDGVETECAVCFSSYDNVFKTPKLLACGHTFCLECLARINVGSAQLTALSCPLCREPTRLAHGRDLPRLGTNQDIITRLPAAMRRACSVRFKRGQGKLVLKNPPPRSPVKSPAAPGDPGATVVDVGRPPSRMRGRLRRLFRSDRCYYAVVAAVITVTVVILLVGILAFAVVPATHHRPVGPENHTLPGPGP